The DNA window TCCCATTACAAAAGActtcaaaataaaaagtgaaaatgattttttcgtTTGGTATAAGGTTGTTTTATAGATCATGATCCATATTATATTTCGGATTATGATCAAAATTATAGTctgttttttgttttcattttctataAAGACCATTTCTAGATAATGATCCAATATGCGACGATGGGACTTCCTTGATCTTATTGGAATCTAATTAACTCTGTTTtcgtttttttctatttttcttctttgaatatgtACCCTTTCCTTTCTATTTAAGCTCGTTTTGTACTAATCGAATGCTCCTCTCGCGTTCACACAAATTTCTCTTTAATGGAAAATTTACCCTTTCTCAAAAATATCCAGATAATGATCCAGTTCATTGtaatttttgtctttatttAATCATGATCAAGTTATAGTGTTATTTTGGATTTTAGCTTCATTGGGCATAAAGACTGTTTTTGGATCATAATCCAGATCATTGTGATTTTTGGCTTAATTTGATCATGATCAAGTTATTATATGGGTCATGATCAAGATTATAGTGTGGTTATTGGCTTCACATGGTATAAAGACTAtgtttggatcatgatccagattattttatagatgattgtgatttttgttgtattatttgaTGATCATGATCCAGATTCAAGAGTATAGTATGTGTATTGACTTAATTTGTTACAAGACTATTTTTTTGCTGGCAAGTGCCTCAAAATGACTATTTTTGAACCATGATTCTGGATGATTTTCTAGATCATTGtgaaacataacaaatgtatatttttttgcaTCCTGATCCGGATCATAAAATGAGATAACAATAGGCCTATTTTACTATACGGAGAATTCATTCACTTAACAAAGCTAAATTTCACGTCTGGATAGGTAATTTCCATACATGTCATTAAAGAATTATTGGTGAATTGTTGTTGTGTTCTTCTTCCCACTTACTGAGAATGATTTGATTGTGATAATAAGTACATAAATATACATGTGACATAATTGTAAATTCTTTCCCACCCATGATCATcagatattttgtttataataaccAAACACTGATAatgtttctctttttattatttttgaaggATCCATCTGATAAAAGGATAATAATATGCGATGAGAAGCTTAAAGAACTCTTGGGTGTTGATTCCTTCAACGGTTTCACAGTATCAAAACTCCTTACAGCTCATTTTGTAAAGACATAATATTAGCTAGCACTGAAGACTGATCAAATCTTTTTTCCCCCTTTGCAAAAAGTTTATTCTCTGGATGCTAGATGAAAGGCTATAAATCTTCTAACTTTGATTTTGTATTTTGGTTTAGTTACTTGCACATTCACTGAAAAGGGAGACTGTAGGAAatgataatttcaatttttttgttcTCGGCTTGCTCTACAATGTTTTTACTTTTTGTGATTGGAGTTTATTTTTTCGAGGAAGCTAGCACGATCCACAGTCATAACCCTGATGTGGTGTTGTGCAGGTCATTTGAGAATAGTGGCCGTAGGTTTATGATTCGCCCGAATAAATTAACaactttttttgttttgtttttttttcccTTTGTGTAGTGGACTTGAAAACTTTAGCCTAAGAACAAGAAATCATgaggaaaataaatatttgtgttgTTGTGTTCATTTAgggaaataaatatttgatagaaGTTGGTTCCTTTCTCTTCTCTTTAGGGCCATTGGTAGTGTTTTCCTTTATTAAGATCTTGTGTGTTCTTCAATCTTTACTACTGTGAGGAAAGAAGAAAGCAGACAATGATATTACGATcctatttgaattttttttgtctcaAACATAAATAGTCAACAAGAGTAGACTAAGGTTacatttgattaaaatgaatactcaatttgaaatataagttatatcaagtGGGTGTAAAAGAACTAATGATAAAgtacatcttttaaaatgacaatgtattatttaaaaatataaagattttatattCGATTTAACTAGAAAcactatattaaaaatatagtcATTATTGTGGACGGTGGTGCTAATCTTTCCGAAAATATATCAGTTACaagaacaaacaaaaatgaatagtggtgaagtatatatatatattcatttaattttattgaacatCTACTCTTAAGAAAGTTATAACCAATTTTGAAATGTAATGCCCTCTAAGTAGGAAAGAGAATTGGTAGAATGTCAATTGATGGTTAAAAATGGTTCCTTTGGAAATGAAGTTGGAATCTTGATCATGTGGGAAAACATGATGATATCCATGGAGTCTTGTCTATTGATCTACACCATCCAACCTAAGAAGCcaataaatgaaaagaataacTTCTCTTTTCTTCACTCCTTATGGACTTCTTCTTATAGCAATTTTCACATGACAAAAATGATAGATTCCATATGTCTTGCTTATATTTTCAACCCTTAGAACCAACAAAGCATATGGTCATTAGATGCTTAAGAGATATAAAGATATATCCATTCTAGCCTTCTAGAAACTTCATGTTTCTTTTTGGATAAGTAGTGGACGTAGTAACTTCATCTTCATAACCAAGTTGCCATGTGAAAAGATCTCACtcttataagttaaaaaaaaaagacgCCATTCAAGATGCACACTTTgtcaaatcataaaaaataacatccacatatatatatatatatatatatcttggTGTGCGTTTTAACTAtgaaatatatgttatatatattattaagaatattgaaaaaataaatatcgatcgacatgataataaatataatcaatataatataaagatactATATCTGTAAGACATACATTATGTAATTgaaagttatttaataaaatctcTTTTTATATTCTTACATGGTATAGAGTCAAAATTTTGTCcttaaacacaaaatatagtcTTTCTCTGCCTCCATCAATGTTTATTTTAAGTCATTGATGAAGTGCtcaaataaaactttattacctaattatgtttttttattttattttttttagttttattcgCTTCCCCTAGTTCCTTTTGTTTTGAGCAAGTGGTGTCCCTGCCTCCGGATTCGGAACAACTGGTGCATCGGCTTTAGCCGTTTCCACACATTCCTTTGGAACATTTAGTGTCTCGACTTCAGTCGCTTCCACACATTCCTTTGGATTTGGCGCAACTAGAGCTTTTGCTCCTTTCAGATCTGGATTAACCAAAACAACGACTTCCACAACCTTCACTTCTTCATTAGGATTTGGATCAACCGTCGCTAGTTCTTTTCCATATTCACCTTTGGGATGACAACTAGTGCATCGTCGTCTCCTTTTGATGTATCTACTTTCGGATCATTTGCGACCTCAGTAGCGTTTGGATCTTTATCTACTGCTACTTTGACTGGAACACCTTCTTCGCCTTTGGCTGCTATACCATCGTTGTTTGAGGTTTCTTCGAGTTCTTTTGAAAAGTTTCGATCCAATCTCAGCATACATCGTTTACCTGCTTCGATTGCGGggtgtaataaatataatcaatataatataaagataatatatttgtaagatataatatcgatattatattatattatattaattttcttataagtttaatttaatgtctatataagAGGTATACACTATGcagtgttctaaatggcggtcGAGGCGGCCGCCTAGGCGGTAGGCGGTCCAACACCGCTCCGCCTATACATGAGGCagtcaaattatttaattaattaattactaatattaatatatatatatatatttaataaaaaaattctttatcttccactatttatttaaattttgagacGACTCTTTACATTCCAAttcatttatcttcttcttttccatTTCTTATCTCATTCACCTCACCTTGCTTGATCATCTATATCTTCTTTGATCATCTACCTATTCTTCAACTCGTTTACCTCTTCTTTAGCTCttctatttcttcttcaatatattatCCTATTAcgttatttgaatatatgtgcAGTATACTTGTTTAGATAGATCAGATGAGGAACATGAAGAAAATGTTGATTTTGAGTCTGATGATGAGAGAATTATGAATGTAGCTGATGGTGCATACATAGATGATTTAGAAGATTAATTATGCttacatacttatttttgttaaatgttactatgttagagaatattaatttatctttttgataaaatgataattatagaacatttttattatatttatattcaaccgcTTAGGCACTCGAGGCAGTAGGCAGTCACTTACCGCACcgccaggggcggagccaggattttAAATCTACCTAgctaaaatttttttttttttttgtacaaaTCAATataacacaatatttttttaaatagtaatgaaatatatatgaatcgtttaagcacaacgaaaCGAGCATgacatcaaaaaaattaaaaatagtgaAGAGAAAAGAATAAAGATCTTAGGCcaacgataaaaaaaaataaaaataataacgtGTATGAAGGTTTTCAAGAAAGTCGATAATCTTCTCAACCGGCTTcacaaaaatatacatttactaTGGTAGCCTCACCAAAAGCTCCGagagtaataattaataagtattTACTATTGaagttagtttaaaaaaatgataaaatattattttttatctcccTCTCTAAATTTGGTATTAAAATAAGTTACCATACAAACCTATTGAGTGAATGGATTTTAATCTAAGCCTCCAGAATAAAGTTCTTCGATTTAGCCTTACAAAtaatagagaaagaaaaaaaattcaatctttCAAACTAGTTATTAgggacatatttttttaattaagcaaaataaattatatataatttaattgtagATAATTGAGTTTAATTAGAAATGATTAAGTTATGGACTTTTTATTTAGAAAGtgatagattatatattttggagaaagaaaaaaaattaatctttcaaattagtataaactattattgtttgggacataattttttttaattaaacaaaataaattatatataacttaatggTAAGTAACTGAGTTTAATAAGGAATGAATaagttatgaattttttatttaggaatgaatagattatatattattgagataagttatttatttaggaattaataaattaagatattgtttaattataatatagtataataaattaaaaaatatttacttattatattatataatataaatatattattgggGTTGGTGGAGCTCCCCGGGCTGAGTATAGGtggatgaattatttaattataaatcatattatataatatatattagatagtATATATTACTATTAGCTGGATGAATTCCTCCGGGCTACAGCCCGGTTATCCATAGGAGTGGCTCCGCTTCTGCGCACCGCCTACCGCCGTTTAGAACACTGACACTATGTAATTGAAAGTTATTCAATAAAATCTCTTTTTATATTCTTACATtaactcttattttttttttttaacaaactcAAATTCTAACCCTTAacctaaaattaatatatttttgatggAATAATAATTAGATTCAAAATAGTTAAGTTTGTGTTAAAATAGTTTTAGCAAGTACTCAAACAAAAAGTTCATCGCCAATTGAGGGTTAAAAACTATGGTAGTGCCCATTACTCTTCTATAATTTgtttagaaattaataaattgtaaaaaaacactcccaatttctttttaataaaagtcactctttgaacatttttttattcaatttatatcattaacttatcagtttttacaaattaagtttttcaaaattttataatttacctAAGTAATTTTATacatgtaataattaaaattatttattatattaatatagttttttttatttaatattataattaatttaggattaaactagataaatgttaaaaattatgaaagagATAAATTTGATGCActgactttattatttttaaatattaaaataagtttttttaatacatatatagtgtTGATGTTAAAATTGAACTTGAATTACTTATTTGgataagacttttttttttttttttttgtttgttttgggtCAAACATGGTTAAAACAAGGTAAAATTTTAATGggattaaaaatgtattaaatagattaaaaatatattaaacgaattaaaaacatattaagtggataaacaaataaacacaataagactGAAAATTTAATtgagtaaatttattttatataataaataaaatttaatatggtTTACAATCCATATTAACAAGTGATTTGGATACAACTATTTTGGATCAAATATAAGTTTAGTGTACTGGTTGCATACtctattgataatttaaaatatatatatatatatatatatatatatatatatatatatatatatatatatatatatatatatatatatatatatatatatatatatatatatatatgataattataacaaaatatagatttaaaaaatagactaattattatttttatatttaatttatttaaaaaataataacatatataaatttgtacACTTCACAGATAATGTGTGTCCTTTgcggatatatatatatatatatatatatatatatatatatatatatatatatatatatatatatatatatatagttattatatattttaaattttatttagatagatATGAATTAGATCATGAAtacaaacaatatatttataaagttgataaatttgagaatatctTCAAAGTGATAGATTtataatttgagaataatgtttaactttctaaaatttaaaaaatatatataacaaaattatttaaataactttattccATTCAAGTCTTTACTTAAATTTAAGGAATCTCCCCccatttcttatttgaaaagaCAATAATATTCctctattaattttaatattttataaagattttggAATCTATTATGAGTATATATTCTGATGAAAATGAGTTCCTTTTCATGCATATCCTGTATCGTGATCATAAGAGAGATATGATAACAACTTCCATATCCCATTTCCTTTCAGACATTTCATCCATAACAGACATGTCTGATAAATGTTCAAAGCTTAATGCTTATGTTGTTGAATTAGAACACGAACTCAAAAAGATTGATGCTTTTAAGCATCAACTTCCCATCTGCAATCTTCTCTTGATCAAAGGTaatcaataattcataattctctctatataagatttattaatcgattaaaattaattgtagcTATCGAGAAATTGAACGAGGAACAAATTGCGGGATGTAAAAAGAAGGAGATTTCGCAGGGAAATGTTGAATGGTTACAGGCGGAGGATAATTCTGGTGATATGGATATGAAGAATTGGATGAGCTCTGTGACTTTGAGTCTGAAACCAGAGGAGGAAGAGGGAATAATGAAAGAAGAGAAGGGAAATGGTGGTCAAATCTTGAATTTTAATAAGGATATGAACAAAAGGGAATTTCTGCAGTTTAAGAGGAATGATAATTCTTTGATAGGTTATAGTGATATTAACAACTACAATTGGAATGGGGAAAGAAAGGTTAATGTTGATCGTGAGATGATATCGGAGTGTAAGTCATATACTAAGAAGAAACAAAGGCGATGTTGGTCGCCTGAGTTACATCGATTGTTTATCGATGCACTTAATCAACTCGGAGGACCACtaagtaagattttttttatttaaaattatgataatgaGTTATTGCACTTTAGTAATGAACTATAAACCTCCACGCCATGAAATAAGATACTATAtgcattaaacaaaatattggttTTGTAAGACATTTATATTAAGGATTGACttttatactttataaaatattgaaaaattatttgaatagaatgtttttattgagaatatgataaatttagtcctaatcttaattatatattagtagtgattttattttattttgttgtgtaTTTTCGATGTTAAATTTGTTAGAGTTTGAATATGTTAGTATATTTTACAGGGGCCACTCCGAAATATATTAGAGATATAATGCAGGTGGAAGATCTAACTAATGATGAAGTGAAGAGCCATTTGCAGGTTTATAGAAAGTTAACAggattactatttttttttttatttatcaaaattaactaatttccttaattaatgctatttaatttctatatattagcttaaattaaaatatgatatggGTTATGATGATTGCAGAAATATAGAATGCACATCCCCAAATCTCCAACTTTTGGGTTGGGGAAGAGCTCGAACCAGTTTCCTTGGATATCTTAAAGTAGGTTTGgatatcttaattttaaaattaaaatatcaatttttgttAGAATGATTGcaacatttgaaaaaataattgtataaatctATAATATGAAAGAACTATATCAACTTATAAGCTTTATCTCTCAGCGGCAGAGATGGTGGTGGTGGTCCGGTGAACCTTGAAACTTGGCTCGAAGAGAAGAGGAAAGGAGTCACTCGAACGAATTAAGTGAGAGGATTGGAAAGAACCTAAGTTTTTCAAGGACTTTTACAATGAccaacttattttaaaattctaggTATATATGTCCTTAAGTGTATGAACATAATATTTATGACTTATTCATGgtgtttgatgatttttttttaatgtttgattgagtattattttgataatttaagataaattatgttataactTTATTGAATTCTTTTTTATGGGTTTTTACTTTGGTTGTGTTTTTTAGgattaaatagataaatgaaataaattttatattttagaaaagaaaTTAGATATGAATTTGTCATGATTTGGTGTCATATGTTTGCTTGATTAGaaatcttttaataattaaaatcgatataatgatttttaacaCAACTTTATGAATATTATACCTAGAAAAGTGACTATCGAGTACATATTTTTAGTCATTACTTATACCTCGATTTCATCGTCGATAAACTTTAACGTTTCTCCTATGACCGTCTTCAACACGGTGcacaaattttagaatttattctaatttctttttgtCTTCCTTAACCATGAAtgatacaaaattttaatttaaaattaagtttggtaaaacttttaatatatattttttagaactGTGACTAAATAGTGCTATTTTTGCATTGTGTTAGAATTGAATAAGAACTTTAAGGAgtgaatagtttttttttttttttttgttagaactGTGATTATGTACCATTTCCTTTGTATTTAAGCTCGTTTTGTACTAATCGAATGCTCCTCGCGTTCACACAAATTTCTCTTTAACGAAAAATTTACCCTTTCTCTAAAATTTCCAGATAATTGTAATTTTTGTCTTAATtgaatcatgatccaaattatttttggatcatgatcaatTTATAGTTTTAGTTTCATTGAGCATAAAGACTGTTTTTGGATCGTAATCCAGATCATTGTgattttttgcttcatttaaTCATGATCAAGTTATTATATGGGTCAAGATCAAGATTATAATGTGGTTATTGACTTCACATGGTATAAAGACTATGTTTGGATCAagatccaaattattttatagatgattgtgatttttgttgtattatttgatgatcatgatccaaattcaagagtatatatatatatatatagtgtgcAGAGAATGATTTGATTGTGATAATAAGTACATAAATATACATGTGGCATAATTGTAAATTCTTTCCCACCCATGATCATCAGATACTTTGTTTATAATAACCAAACACTGATAAtgtttctcttttattatttttgaaggATCCATATGATAAAAGGATAATAATATGCGATGAGAAGCGTAAAGAACTCTTGGGTGTTGATTCCTTCAACGGTATCAAAACTCCTTACAGCTCATTTTGTAATGACATAATATTAGCTATTTAGCTAGCACTGAAGAATGATCAAATCTTTTTTCCCCCTTTGCAACAAGTTGATTGATTCTCTGGATGCTAGATGAAAGGCTATAAATCTTctaactattttgtttttttcttttagttaCTTGCACATTCACTGAAAAGGGAGACGGTTGGAAatgataatttcaatttttttgttcTCGATTGTTTTCTCTACAGTGTTTTTCCTTTTTGTGACTGGAGTTTATTTTTCCGAGGAAGCTAGCACGACCCACAATCATAACCCCGATGTGTGGTTGTGCTAGTGTTCTGTATGGACTAGTGTTATgtaaacaaaaagaaaagaaggtTCGAAAGAGTTGGATAAGATGACATGTCATTTGAGAATAGTGGCCTTAGGTGAATGATT is part of the Impatiens glandulifera chromosome 1, dImpGla2.1, whole genome shotgun sequence genome and encodes:
- the LOC124936881 gene encoding transcription factor HHO3-like → MSDKCSKLNAYVVELEHELKKIDAFKHQLPICNLLLIKAIEKLNEEQIAGCKKKEISQGNVEWLQAEDNSGDMDMKNWMSSVTLSLKPEEEEGIMKEEKGNGGQILNFNKDMNKREFLQFKRNDNSLIGYSDINNYNWNGERKVNVDREMISECKSYTKKKQRRCWSPELHRLFIDALNQLGGPLRATPKYIRDIMQVEDLTNDEVKSHLQKTGEIRRTPSIVKVFKGTRTPKATKENPNPISDERAQKKIAEMEEVRSNEPDIFDTNLTKKVYGRQMHGTVIGMGSDVRTTQEDRRSGNNSQ